Below is a genomic region from Balneola sp. MJW-20.
GCCAAAATGATAGAGGTGTCCCATTGTCTTTTAAAGAATATGGAATAAGCCCCGAATTAATGAGCGGGCTGTCAGACGCACGAATTGACGAACCAACACCTCTCCAGAAAAATGTAATTCCTTCGGCACTTGAGGGCAAAAATTTGCTCGTGAAAAATGATTCCGAAGATGCAGGGGCTGTATTGATCCCCGCTTTACAGAAGCTGATGAGCAATGGAGAGGCTAAAGGAACTAAAGTTTTAATTTTAACTCCGTCTATTGAGAAGGCTCAGAAATTAGACGAAATGATCTGGGCAATTGGCTACCATGCTCAGATAAGCAGCGGCTCTTTATCCATGAAAGGAGACCGTGATGAGCAGGAGCAAATACTTAGAGACGGATCCCCGATAATTGTAGCAAATCCGGGGCGACTTATTGAACTACTCGAGAAGAATAACCTGGTCTTTGATGATCTTGAGCTGCTTGTAATTGATGATGCTCAGGATATGAATAACTTCAACCTGGTTAAACGGGTGAAGAGCATTCTGGAGCAGATCAAGTCTGAACCTCAGACTCTCCTTTTTTCATCTGACTACAATGGAGCAACCAGGGAACTGGTTGAAGCGGCATTAAAGGAACCTGAACTCATAGGATTTGACCGCCTTCATTCTGATGCCAGAGATGAATCTGATTCTGATAAGGAAAAAGAGGCTAATGAAAAGCCAGAAGATGCTCAACATATACCATCCCGGAAGAAAGATGAAAAGGATGAGGAGCCGGAACAGAAAGAAGCTTCGGTGAAAGGTGAGAATTCGGCATCCAATGAAGAACCCGAACCGATCGTAAAAAATCTGGAGCAGGGTTATATCTATGTTCCTCCCAGAATGAAGATCTCAACATTGCTGGCCCACCTGGAGAAAACACTGACTGACAGGATCGTAGTGTTTGCTGCATCCAAAAGAACAACAGATCGTCTGTTTAGGATCATCCGGAAAAAAGGCTGGGGTGTGGTTAGCATCAATGAAGGCCTGGATGAAAAGATCTATAACGAGCGCTTTGAAAAATTCACGAAAGGCGATATGAAGATCCTTCTGGTGGGTGGGATCTCAGCTACCGGACTTGATCTGAATGAGGCTAATCAGGTGATCAACTATGATGTGCCTAATGAAGTAGATGAGTATCGTTACCGAGCCGAACTGGTTGGTAAAGGAAAGGCTACGAGTATGATCTCTCTGGTATCCAAAATGGATAAAGAAGACATTGATCGTATTGTGGCAGAAGTGGGATATAAACCTGCAGAGATGCCGCTACCGGAAGAAGTGAAGAATAAAAAACAGAATAAGAATAATAATAAGGGCTCAGGCGGAAATAAGAGCCGTAAGAGTTCAGGGCGAAATAACAGCAACCGAAATAAGGATAACGACCGCAACCGTAAAAATGACCGAAGGAAGTCGGAAAAACCCAAGAGAAGAAAGGAGGTCAGTCAGCAAAAAAAGAAAAGCAGCCATGATCTTCCAAGGCCATCTTTTGAAGGGCTATCCGGCGGTCGAGAAGGCGATGGTAAACGCCCCAGCCCAAGTGATAAGTCCGGGCCGTTTGGCTGGATCAAAAAGCTATTTGATTAAATATCGGACCTAAGATCTAAAGCCCTCAGATATGAGGGCTTTTTTTATATATCGATCTGTTTCACATTTTTAAAAAATTTGCTGGCGAACCAATAATTGCCGGTTCATAAAGAGACATTCTCAGGGAGTTTTTTTGTCGTGGGTGATCGGCCTTAGAGCATTAATTTTTTATAATCGAAACGGGATGCTTTATAAATAAAGGATTTAATGAGGGGAGGTCTCGGAAATTATGCGTAAAAGCAATTTATTCATTTGACTATTATGGACTTCTTCAGTAGAATTAGGTTGAAGAAAAAAGTTGGTTCGGGAATACATAACCAATTGTATTTAGTTAATGTATTGGATCCTTAGCGAGCCGTAGAGAGGCTCAGGTTTCAAATAAGGTACGGGAATAGTAAAAACGCTAGGGATTCGTCAATTATAGGGGTAATATATGTACGATAAAGAGTCTGGTGGACAGAAGTCTGCCGTTGGTGATGTGTGTGGCGCACAAGCCAGTAGTAGATGGATTACGCAGAATGCGGAAGTTCAGGAAATTAAACGTAAGGCAGTCCTGATTGCAAAGTCCAAAGTTCCTATCCTGTTAACAGGTGAGAACGGAACCGGAAAAGAAGTGCTCGCAAGATTCATCCACGATAATAGTATAGCCGAGGGAGAATCTAAAAAAAGTAAACCATTTATAGCGGTGAATTGCGGAGCTATTCCTACAGATCTGTTGGAGAGTGAGTTGTTCGGTTATGAAAAAGGTGCCTTTACCGGTGCTACTACTACTAAAGAAGGGGCATTTGAACTAGCAAACGGTGGAACCTTATTCCTCGATGAAGTTGGTGAGTTACCTGCTATGGCCCAGGTGAAATTACTACGAGCCGTTGAGTACCAGTCATTCAGACGGTTAGGCGGAAAAAAGGAGATCAACGTAAACATAAGAGTTATTTCTGCTACCAATAAAGTGTTACATGACTCCATTAAGGCAGGAGACTTCAGGGAAGATCTTTATTATCGACTTAATGTAGTAGAATTATTCCTTCCTCCGCTTCGCCATCGTAAAGACGACATACCTCTGCTTACTGAATACTATCTTAACATCTTTTCCAAGAAGTATGGTGTTCCAATGGTACATGCTGATGAATGCTGTGTTGAGATAATGAAGAAATACTCATGGCCAGGAAACATTCGCGAACTCAAGAATGCGATCGAAAGATGCATTATTCTTTCAAAGGATGGTAACATTACAAAGGAAATGTTACCTGAGAGAATTACTGAATCGGTCACAGATCAGGATTGCGGAAAAATGAAGTCTGAGCAGGATGAGCTATCAGATACTTATATAAAAGTTGAGATCGGAACGCCTCTTGAAGAGATTGAAGAAAGAGTCATTAAACAAACTCTTAATTCAGTTAATAATAATAAGTCAGAAGCGGCAAATATTTTGGGGTTTAGCCGCAAAACTCTTCATAACAAGCTTCAAAAATATGATACCTGACCGAATCTATAATGAATCCGGTCAGGAAATAATGATTAGTTTTTAAGCAACATAACAGCCTGTTTCCTGCTATGGTTATGTTGGTTATTCAATCTTTGAATCTATATAGTCAGCAAGTTCACTAGATCCTGTGATCTCCCAAACGATCATGCCGCCAACACCTTTCTCTATAGCATAATCAAATTTCGCATCGATCGTACGTTTGTTATCAAAACTTACGAACTGGTTATCAGTGCCATACCACGCTGCTTGAGCCCCTTCATCCCAGTTAGGGTTCTGTGCAATTCCGGGAAATTCTTCTACCAAGTTATCATAGCTGGTTTCTCTCCATCTTCGAGTTGCATTGCTAGCGTCTTGTTCAGGAGCACTTACACCGGTCCAAACATACCCATATAGATCAATGCCAAAACCGATTTTCGAAAGAGGTACACCGGCATTCTGAAAACGGTTAACAAGCATTTCAACGTTGGGATACTCTCTTCCTGTACCGGGAATATTAGTAGGTGTACCATTTGCAGAATATATAGGTGAGTTATGCCAGCTGTACCAGCCTTCCCATGCGCCTGATAAATCGTAGGTCATTATGTTGATCTGGTCAAATTTTTCATGTAAACGCGCAAACAGTGAAGAGGTGCCGCCATAAACAGCAGCAGTCAGGATTGCATCCGGAAGACGATCTCTCAAATGATTAATGAATACATCATAATTTGGATGATCTCGTACCGGTTCAGCATCAATATCTGCACCGTCAAAACCCCAGGTATTGACAAAGTCTGCAATACCATCAGCCACTCTTTCGGGATCAGATTCAATACAGTCCATAAAGGCTTCGTTTCCTGCTCCGCCAAAAGACATAATGGAAGGCACATCATTTGCCTCAGCATCCTGAACAAACGCATTTAAGCGATCCGGTGAAATATTTTCCCATGCTTCAGGAACACGGGGCTGACAAGTACTTGCAGATATGGTCTGCACAAAAAATACGGCATGAGTAAAGGCATTCCAGTTTAGTTCCTGACGGGGTGTATTTCCCCAGTTGCCATGTCCTCCGACATTATAGTTCCAGCTGGCAACATAACCGGTTACCCAGATATCACCTTCGCTTACTGTATTTACATTGTTATTCGAATCATCAGAGTCATTTGATAACTCGGGGTTGATAACATCACATTGAATGATCAAAAAAAGTGGAAGTATAAACCATAGGATCTTTTTCATAGTTGTAGTCATTTGGAAAATAAGTATGGGGATAATAATCGATATTAGCAGGGTTACATATATACCTGATTGCAAACTTATTGTTCCTGAAATCATGTCGTAGAACATCGGTTCCTTTCTCTTTGTAATTTATTGAGAGATTTAATTAACGATCCCGGTATACATTATTCAGCCTTCAAGACATGTGTCCAGCAGGTTATTGATCATCTAGTTAAATACAATGAAAATAATGTATTAAGATATTGACGAATGAACATGAATACATTAATTTTCATCAGTTTGTATAAATCATTTGCTCTGAGTTTAGTAACAGCTCTTCTATAGTGAAGTTTGTATCCGATACTTCATGAAAATCCAGATTGAACTTTAGTATTGGTACGTTGTTCTTTTTTGAGAAACTAAATAAACGCTTCATTACTTCCGGCTTGACTTCACAATTAGTCATTAAAATCATATCAAAATTGTGGGAATTGAACAGACGATTGAGTTTCCAGTGACCACCGAATACGGAAAATCCATTGAAGCTGCTACCTTCGAGATCAGGGTTATCATCAATAATACCCAGGATATTATAAACCGGTCGGTCGTAGGATAATATCTGGTCTATTAGCATCTGACAAGATGCATTGGCACCATATATGAGAACCTTGCTCTCCCCAACCGAAGTTCTGAAGAAGAGATATTTTAATGCCTGATAAGAAATCCGGAAACCCAGTATCAGAGTCAGGAGCATATAAAAGTTTAAAATCGTGAACGGGATCAGAAATGCTGATCCATAATCGAAAAATAGAACCATAACCGGAAGTGTAGCAGCTGAGGCATACACCACATATTTTGCAATTTTCAGTGCATTACCCAGTCCCATAGATTTATAACGCTCGCGGTATAATCCAACAGCCCAAAGAACAAGAAACTGAATGACAGAACAGCTTATCAGAGCTAACTGGAAGTTAGATGATGAGATATTAGTTGGGTTGACCCATTGAATGATCAGGAAAGAGGCAGTAAAAGACAGAGAAATAAAGAGCAGATCGAACAGATACTTATAGATTACCTTGTTTATCCAGAATCTTTCGTAAAGCGGAAGAAAAATCCCATTATGAAGAACGTCAATCTCGCGATATCGCAATTTTTTAATTCCAGCGTAGAGGATCAATGTAGTCAGAAGTATTGCTACAATAGCCTTATTGGTGGAATCAAGCATTGTAATGCTAAATGCCGAAAGAGCAAAAAAGGCTGAAATGAAATAGAGCGTAAGTACGGTATTTCGATGCGTCAGCCCTCTGGATAATAACTGATGATGAATGTGTGATTTATCAGGGAGAAACATCTTATGAAGCTTACGCTTTAAGGGACTTTTAGCTTCGGTTTTATCTAAGAAGGTACCCAAAAACCTGCGAAGCATGGCTATCAGTGTATCAGTAATAGGCAGGCCTAAAACGAGAATGGGAAACAAAATTGAAAAGCCGGTAGAAACTTTATTGGAACTCTGAATGGAAAGTACAGCGAGAAGAAAACCAAGTAACAAGCTACCGGAATCACCAAGGAATATTTTTGCCGGGTTAAAATTATATCTCAGAAAACCAACCAGGGCACCTGCCAGAATCAATGCGATATAGGCATTGCCGATTTCTCCGGTAAGAGCAGAAACAGAAAAAATGGATACACACGCAATGGTAGACACTCCCGATGCAAGACCATCTAGCCCATCAATCAGATTTATGGCATTGGTAATACCAATAATCCAAATAACGGTAAGCGGATAATCTATAAACTGAACATTTATTACATAAGGATTCAGCGGATTCATAACCGATGATATCTTTACACCAGCAAAGTAGACCAAAGATGCGATTATGAACTGAACGCCAAACTTTACCCCAGGCTTCAGTGGTTTAACGTCGTCCCAAATACCGAGAAACATTACCATAGTCAGAGCGGCCCCGACCAGCATAATTCGCTCATAATACTGACTCAGATCTCTTCCGTGCGAGTCGAACAGGAAGAAAGCAAACAGTACGCTGATGCTTATGCTCAAATAGATCGCGACTCCTCCAAGGCGTGGAGTTAGTTTTTTGTGAACTTTCCTTTCATCGGGTTCATCAATAGCCCCGATCAGATGAGCAAGTTTTATAACCCCCGGAGTTATGATGATAGACAAAATAACGGGAACCAGAAAAGCCAGTATAAATTGGAATACACTATTGTCCATTGATTACCTGTTCGAAATAAGTTTGAATAAGATTTCTTTTATGTTAAAATCGATCAGACTGCTTTCATTGACCGTTTGATCTCGTAGTTTTTTTTCAGCGTTTAAAAAACTCCAGCTCTTTGTACTCTCTAACAGCTTTGGGTCAAAGAGGGAGGATATCTCAAGAGAAATTGGGAGATCCTCGGGTTGAATTACATTGCCTTTTGTGCTGAAATAGGCATGTGTTAAAGCGTTCTTGAATTGTCGAATATTACCAGGCCATGGGTAGCTGATACATTTATGGAGAGCCTGATTCGAAATCGTTAGTTGCCTGGATTCCCCATATTGTTCCTGATGATGCCTTGCTATCTGTTTTAGAAATAGTCTTGAAAATGGACGAATATCTTCACGATGCTCTCTCAGCGGTGGGATAAGAATCGAAATAGGATTGAGCAGATCAGTAAGGTAAGTCCACACATAATGATCGTAATTTTTTTGCTGCCAGGTATTATTAACCGTAAAGATAAATCTGCAACTATTCGTGTTGCTGTTATATCCCTGATTATTTTCCTGTAGCTTGATTATACATTCCAGCAGTTCGATTTGTGAGCTGACATTAAGCTCTGAGAAGTTATCAATCAGTATATTGCATCTTTCGCTGTTGATAACATTTTCTTTTGTGCTGCTGATAATGTAATCGAGACCAGCGGATTGTATTTGGTCACATGAAATATGGCAAAAGTCGATATTATTCCCGTCTTCGAGAGAATGTATCATATTGGCTAACCATCTTTTCCCGGTTCCATGTTCACCGGAAATCACAATATTCGAACGTGTCTTTGAGAGCTCTTCAATCTTATCCATGATGTCTCTCATGAGATTACTCTCAATGTCCCCGATGGTGATACTCACGGAGTTATCATCTATGAAGTCATTATGTTGATCCATTGTCTTAGAACTTGATTAGTAATTCTATTTGATGTCCCCGAGCTAATGCACGGCTATCGGGTAAAATTGAGTAATTCAATTTCAAAGAGCTGATATTCAAACCCAGCCCAAAGCTGAAACCCTGATCATTGGGTCCGTTGAAGTAACCGGTTCTAACTGCTGCCGCCTGAACTGGTTGTACTTCGATCCCCCCCTTGAAATACACATTTCCGGTACCCAGTAATGCTTCTGCTGCCGCCGATAGGGATAATGTTGTGTACTCTGTTTGATTTGGGTAATAAAGGGTGGCCCCGTATTCCAAGCTCTCTCTCAGGTTCTTGTTTCTAAGAATCGTGCTACCGTCATCCGAGATCTCATAATGCGGGCCATAACCAATTCCTCTGAATACAAGTGAATAGCTTATATAGTTAGTGGGGGCATAGATTGCGCCAAGATCGGCATTGAGGCTTTTTGCAGTATTGGAATCATTTGAAAGACTGTAGCCTCTTCCCAGCACGCCAATACTAAATACAGGATTAAATGCATAGGAATACCCAAATGATACCTGAAGATTTTGTAGATCTGGTTCATTTAGAGAAGCACTACCCAGATAATTAACACTGTTGAAGCCCGTGTTGAAATACTGAAGTTGAATCAGAAAGCCATGATTATTCAGAGAAACACTTCTGAAAGATAATTCCTGTGAATATAAATTGGTGTTCCAGTTGTGATAGCTATTATAAGAACTAACAGCAGTATTAATCAGTGAGATGGATGCAGGGTTCAGGTTATTTACCGTGAGGCTTGCTATATCGGATCCGGTAGACCGTGCAAGAGCAAGGGACCTCGCATCAACTGAGCGGAAAGGAACATAACCGGATTGTTGCACCTGGGCAACAGCCTGATAATGGTTAAATATCAACATCACGAAAAATACTGCAGCAAAAATAAGCCGTATGTACTCAAATTTTCTCATCGGTTTGTACCAAAGCTAAATAGTCCGAATACAAGTACGACATCTCTCAGAAACCCTGAAAATTCACGGATAAAATTTTGCTCACGAGGAATATAAACGATGTCTCCTGGTCCAACTTTAATGCTCGGGTCCAGTTGCCCTTTTTCTAAATATTCATTCAGGTTGATCTCAGAGTAGTTAGGAGCGTAATCACGTCTGTAAATTTTCACATGTCTCAGATCAGCATCAGAAGCAGGTCCACCCGCCATCGAAAGCAGTTCAAATAAGGAGATCTCATCAACCAGCTGGAAATTATCGGACCGGGAAACCGCCCCGAATACCGTAATGATATTTTCTCTTTTACTAACCAGGGAAATAGTTAGCCTGATCTCACCGGTAATATATTGAGATAGTTTTTCTCTAAGATCACGGTCTACTTGCTCCTTAGTTTTGCCCGCAACGGTGATTTCTCCGAGTAAAGGCATTGCAATAGTACCTTTGCTGGTAACTGAGGACTGGGTATTAAAGTCTTCATGTTGCCAGACCAGGATTTCAATTTCATCACCGGGATTAATGATATCAGGGTTATATGCAGAACGCCCTTCAATATCCCTGACCGCCTGATTTTCAATATCATTTTGCTGAGCGCTTTTTGTAGCGCTACATCCCATAAAGAAGAGACTTAAGCCAAGTATTATTATACTAATTCGAATCAATTTTGATTACCCCGTGCGTATTAATTAGTGATCGTTTAAATCCCGTAGTTCAATAAATGTGCCAATTATTGAACTTTAGAATAATTAATACGGAAAAGGCTTTTTCAAGGTGAATGGAGGGTAGTTTAAATTCAGGGCAGGCAGGGTGGTGAAACACCCGGCTGGTTGTATGTGAATTAATTTCACAGGTATCCGGGCGTATGTGTAAGAACTAATCAGTTAGGATTTATTTTCGATCCGGGAAGTCAGAATTAAAAGGCAGATCAAATTATTTATAAAAATTATTGGGGAAAAATCTTAGGTGAATTAAGCCTTTGAAGGGCATTACGGCTTGATTATTAATAACAAAGCGAAATAAAGAAGAGTGTCTGAAATTAAAAAAGTGAATTGCTTATCTAAAACGGCACAGCAATTGTAGTAAGAGAACTAAGAAAAATTATACGTTCAAAATAATTGATAGATAAACGGGAGTAATGGTTGTATGAATCAGATCGAAAAAGCGGTACATGATGCGCGGGAGATCATAAAGAGAAGGAAAAGGATTCTCATTATCATACCTATACTGATGTTGTTGCTGGGTATTACGGTTTCGTATATGGTCACGCCTAAATATCATTCTTCTATCTCGATATTGGTGCAAAAAGAGGAAACTCTTAATCCGCTTATTTTATACGAGATGGCAGTGAATCTGGCTTCTGATGACCGGTTGAAATCTTTTAATGAGATTATTTATAGCCGTACCACAATAGAGATGCTCATAGACACTCTTCAGCTGGATGTGAATATTGCCAACGCCCGCGAGAAGCAGGCTTTGATCGAAAGGATACAGAAGAATATTCAGACCAGTTTCAGGGCTTCTGATTCTTTTGATATCACTTACTATGACTCCGAGCCCAGGAGGGCACAGCAGGGAGTAGAAATTCTTGCGAATTACTTCATCAATAAGAGACTTAGTATGGAAAACCGCCGAAACGAGCAAACGGTAGAGTTTTTCATGTCTAAACTTAATGAGTTAGAGGAAGCGGTATCCCAGAGAAGAGAAAATATTCTTGAACTGCAAAAGAGAAGGCTTGAGGAAACTCCTAATGACAACACAGCCCTTAGAATCCAAATGCAGGGTCTGGACCGGGATTTACAGATACTTCAGCAAGAACTAGTCGAGTTAAATCGCATCAATGATAACCTCGCAGAGGTAAGTTCTAATAATATGCGTGGCGGGTCAGCATCTAGTATGGATATCGAAAAACTGCATAACCTGAGTTTACTTGCTCTGCCATATACAGAAGATTTAAGTGAAATGCTCCGGGAGTATGATGAGATGAAGCAGATGTATACTGCAGCTCATCCAAGTATGCAGAACCTTTCTTCCCAGATCACTGACCTGGTGCTTAGAATGCCTCCTGCAATATCTTCTGAAATTGCGGTAAAGGAAATTAAGATACAGGACCTTACAGATCAGAGGGAAATCGTCCTTGCTTCCATTCAGGAATCAGCGGCTGCATCAAGGATCGATGAGGGTGCTGAAAGTGACTACAGTATTTACAGCAGACTGTATGATGAAATGAAGGTCAAACTGGAGCAGGCTAAAGTGACAAGGGATCTGGGCCGCAAAGCAGCGGATCAGTTTATCGTAATAGATCCACCATTTTATCCTGAGAAACCAACTTCACCAAACAGACCACTGATCATAATCGGAAGTCTGCTGGTAGGTTTTTTCCTCGCTTCTGTAACGATTGTTGCAGTAGAGGTACTTGATTCAACTATTCGGACCGAAGAGGATATTATTGGTTTCGATAAACCGATCATTGCATTCATAACCGACGGCGAAGTCTAACAATTATGTCAGAAAAGGTTAAAGAAACACAATTAGATACTGTTAAAAATGCTCTTTGGCAGCCGGACCATACCTATATGCCGGTTGTTATCGATCAGAACAGGTCGGAGTACGTGGACGAAAAGGTAGTTCACCAGAAGTATTACAATAACTTCAATTATTCCAAGCTCCCACAAGAGTATAAAAAACTTAATCTGACACTGGGAGTCACCAGTGCCAGAAGCGGGGAAGGTAAAACTCACGTAGCAGCAAACCTCGCCACGTCTTTTGCAGTTGGATACAAGAAAAGTACAGTGCTGGTGGACCTTAATTTCAGGAACCCGTCAGTTCATAAGATATTCGACATCGATCCTAAGCCAGGTCTAACTGAGGCTGTTAAGAACAACGAGATACGACTTGTTCACTCATCTTTCGATCAGCTTTATCTTTTACCCATTGGGGATACTGAGATTTATTCTCTGGGGCTGAAGGATATCACTGCGGTACGGAATCTCATTTACACACTGGAAGAGCAATTTGATTTCGTAGTGGTAGATATGTCTCCGATACTTCCGATTACTGACTTTCCGGTATTATTTGCAAACGAAGTAGATGGACTATTAACCGTAGTGGATGTTACAAAAACAAAAAAGTCGGATGTAAATGAGATCTTCCGTCATGTAAGTGAAAGTCAGATAGCAGGATTTATTTTCAATCGTATGGAAGTGGTCAAATGACGATTCTGCTTGGCATCATAGCGTTTCATGTTGGCTGCTTTTATTCGGCCCGGTACTTCAAAAAAATCAATATTGGAGCTGTTTTCGTTTTGGTATTTATCTCCATATTAATTACCGCCTGGATAGTGACGAATATGTTCCTGATGGAGATGCCTGATACAACAGACCGATTCTATTGATATGTTTAGAGAGTTAGTCATAGAAAAACCATTAAGGTTCTTACTCTTCCGGCCATTAGGCATGAATAAGAATGCAGCTCCTGCCTTGTGGGTGACCATTATTGGAATGATGCTATCGGTCGCTGTGCTCTTTCTGAGTAATGGAAATATTCTGGCCGCAGGCCTGGTATTGATCCCCTATTTTGTAGTGGTTCTCACAATTTATAAGATCGAATATAGCCTGTATATATTCCTATTCTCGGTTCTATTCTTCGACCAGTTTCCGGTACCGGGTTTCGACCCTTTTACGTACACCGTAGAGTATTTTAATAACCTTAAAGAGATTCAGTACCTCCCGTATATATCTGCAGGTGTATTAAACCCTCTGGAGCTTAACCTTTTGTTAATTATTGGTGTATGGTTCTTTTCACTACCGATTAAGCGGGATTTGAAGCTTCATGGTATTACCGTGTGGCCGGCATTTCTGCTGTTTTTGGGTACGTTTATTTTTTCCTTTGTCTACGGGATCAAAAGAGGAGACTTCATGGTGGCTCTCTGGGAAGTCAGGGCTTTGTTTTATATGTGTATTGTGTACATGCTTGTGCCTCAGATTATTACCACCGAAAAGCAGATCAAGACCATTGTTTGGGTAGCTATTGCGGCTATTACACTAAAAGCTATGCAGGCATTTCATCGCTATATCATGCTTGGATTTACTACAGAAGGCTTTCAGGCACTTAGTAGTCATGAAGA
It encodes:
- a CDS encoding GumC family protein, with the translated sequence MNQIEKAVHDAREIIKRRKRILIIIPILMLLLGITVSYMVTPKYHSSISILVQKEETLNPLILYEMAVNLASDDRLKSFNEIIYSRTTIEMLIDTLQLDVNIANAREKQALIERIQKNIQTSFRASDSFDITYYDSEPRRAQQGVEILANYFINKRLSMENRRNEQTVEFFMSKLNELEEAVSQRRENILELQKRRLEETPNDNTALRIQMQGLDRDLQILQQELVELNRINDNLAEVSSNNMRGGSASSMDIEKLHNLSLLALPYTEDLSEMLREYDEMKQMYTAAHPSMQNLSSQITDLVLRMPPAISSEIAVKEIKIQDLTDQREIVLASIQESAAASRIDEGAESDYSIYSRLYDEMKVKLEQAKVTRDLGRKAADQFIVIDPPFYPEKPTSPNRPLIIIGSLLVGFFLASVTIVAVEVLDSTIRTEEDIIGFDKPIIAFITDGEV
- a CDS encoding glycoside hydrolase family 18 protein, with the translated sequence MKKILWFILPLFLIIQCDVINPELSNDSDDSNNNVNTVSEGDIWVTGYVASWNYNVGGHGNWGNTPRQELNWNAFTHAVFFVQTISASTCQPRVPEAWENISPDRLNAFVQDAEANDVPSIMSFGGAGNEAFMDCIESDPERVADGIADFVNTWGFDGADIDAEPVRDHPNYDVFINHLRDRLPDAILTAAVYGGTSSLFARLHEKFDQINIMTYDLSGAWEGWYSWHNSPIYSANGTPTNIPGTGREYPNVEMLVNRFQNAGVPLSKIGFGIDLYGYVWTGVSAPEQDASNATRRWRETSYDNLVEEFPGIAQNPNWDEGAQAAWYGTDNQFVSFDNKRTIDAKFDYAIEKGVGGMIVWEITGSSELADYIDSKIE
- a CDS encoding sigma-54 interaction domain-containing protein — translated: MYDKESGGQKSAVGDVCGAQASSRWITQNAEVQEIKRKAVLIAKSKVPILLTGENGTGKEVLARFIHDNSIAEGESKKSKPFIAVNCGAIPTDLLESELFGYEKGAFTGATTTKEGAFELANGGTLFLDEVGELPAMAQVKLLRAVEYQSFRRLGGKKEINVNIRVISATNKVLHDSIKAGDFREDLYYRLNVVELFLPPLRHRKDDIPLLTEYYLNIFSKKYGVPMVHADECCVEIMKKYSWPGNIRELKNAIERCIILSKDGNITKEMLPERITESVTDQDCGKMKSEQDELSDTYIKVEIGTPLEEIEERVIKQTLNSVNNNKSEAANILGFSRKTLHNKLQKYDT
- a CDS encoding sigma 54-interacting transcriptional regulator; translation: MDQHNDFIDDNSVSITIGDIESNLMRDIMDKIEELSKTRSNIVISGEHGTGKRWLANMIHSLEDGNNIDFCHISCDQIQSAGLDYIISSTKENVINSERCNILIDNFSELNVSSQIELLECIIKLQENNQGYNSNTNSCRFIFTVNNTWQQKNYDHYVWTYLTDLLNPISILIPPLREHREDIRPFSRLFLKQIARHHQEQYGESRQLTISNQALHKCISYPWPGNIRQFKNALTHAYFSTKGNVIQPEDLPISLEISSLFDPKLLESTKSWSFLNAEKKLRDQTVNESSLIDFNIKEILFKLISNR
- a CDS encoding helicase-related protein → MSGLSDARIDEPTPLQKNVIPSALEGKNLLVKNDSEDAGAVLIPALQKLMSNGEAKGTKVLILTPSIEKAQKLDEMIWAIGYHAQISSGSLSMKGDRDEQEQILRDGSPIIVANPGRLIELLEKNNLVFDDLELLVIDDAQDMNNFNLVKRVKSILEQIKSEPQTLLFSSDYNGATRELVEAALKEPELIGFDRLHSDARDESDSDKEKEANEKPEDAQHIPSRKKDEKDEEPEQKEASVKGENSASNEEPEPIVKNLEQGYIYVPPRMKISTLLAHLEKTLTDRIVVFAASKRTTDRLFRIIRKKGWGVVSINEGLDEKIYNERFEKFTKGDMKILLVGGISATGLDLNEANQVINYDVPNEVDEYRYRAELVGKGKATSMISLVSKMDKEDIDRIVAEVGYKPAEMPLPEEVKNKKQNKNNNKGSGGNKSRKSSGRNNSNRNKDNDRNRKNDRRKSEKPKRRKEVSQQKKKSSHDLPRPSFEGLSGGREGDGKRPSPSDKSGPFGWIKKLFD
- a CDS encoding polysaccharide biosynthesis/export family protein, with protein sequence MGCSATKSAQQNDIENQAVRDIEGRSAYNPDIINPGDEIEILVWQHEDFNTQSSVTSKGTIAMPLLGEITVAGKTKEQVDRDLREKLSQYITGEIRLTISLVSKRENIITVFGAVSRSDNFQLVDEISLFELLSMAGGPASDADLRHVKIYRRDYAPNYSEINLNEYLEKGQLDPSIKVGPGDIVYIPREQNFIREFSGFLRDVVLVFGLFSFGTNR
- a CDS encoding tyrosine-protein kinase family protein; translated protein: MSEKVKETQLDTVKNALWQPDHTYMPVVIDQNRSEYVDEKVVHQKYYNNFNYSKLPQEYKKLNLTLGVTSARSGEGKTHVAANLATSFAVGYKKSTVLVDLNFRNPSVHKIFDIDPKPGLTEAVKNNEIRLVHSSFDQLYLLPIGDTEIYSLGLKDITAVRNLIYTLEEQFDFVVVDMSPILPITDFPVLFANEVDGLLTVVDVTKTKKSDVNEIFRHVSESQIAGFIFNRMEVVK